The Acidicapsa ligni genome has a window encoding:
- a CDS encoding nuclear transport factor 2 family protein gives MDKDQSPKLIPPFTRETAILKVRAGEDGWNTRNPEKVCLAYTVDSHWRNRAEFVTGREEIKQFLTRKWQRELEYRLIKELWAFDGSRIAVRFAYEWHDDSGNWFRSYGNENWEFDENGVMHHRYACINDLPILESERKYHWPQGRRPDDHPGLSDLGF, from the coding sequence ATGGACAAAGATCAATCGCCAAAACTGATACCGCCCTTCACACGTGAAACCGCAATTCTAAAAGTACGTGCGGGCGAAGATGGATGGAACACTCGAAACCCCGAGAAGGTTTGCCTGGCCTACACAGTCGACAGCCACTGGCGTAATCGGGCCGAGTTTGTTACGGGCAGAGAGGAAATCAAGCAATTCCTCACACGTAAATGGCAGCGCGAACTCGAATACAGACTCATCAAAGAACTATGGGCTTTCGACGGCTCACGCATCGCTGTTCGCTTCGCATACGAATGGCATGACGATTCCGGTAACTGGTTCCGGTCTTACGGAAATGAGAACTGGGAGTTCGACGAGAACGGTGTCATGCATCATCGCTACGCATGCATTAACGATTTGCCTATCCTGGAGTCGGAGCGTAAATATCACTGGCCACAGGGTCGCCGTCCCGACGATCATCCTGGTCTTTCCGACCTCGGCTTCTAA
- a CDS encoding CehA/McbA family metallohydrolase: MRAYIFVAGLIMAGCISSSTLGQSSHSNPWAPVDVGPLPPIASLTDGVWLKGDLHLHSRHSHDSSNNSEAKIIAFSESVGMDYLCITDHDNHVQGDVAHNTWSDPEFKSKSLLLLYGAEWTTVRGHGNAFSATPYDHQRLYDVRDQRDVVVGAVKRELGIHLSANHPSGKDHFGYSYDMVDSIEVWNSAVWPKNANAIMIWDDMLSSGRKLTGRGGSDSHHGTPDTPEQATKNTYQRQANYVGTPTTWVFAKERTLQAVVDALTNGRVAVSANPYAPRVEFYADLDGDGKMDMMMGDNTKATGKPIKFRIQLTGNTVAGASYTVRVVKNGDPFSTLQATGGKEAMVEFTDTPASLGRTYYRIEVEGPPTAYPQVPGSMALSGNMVGLSNPIYFNFDPKF, from the coding sequence ATGCGTGCATATATTTTCGTAGCTGGTTTGATCATGGCGGGTTGCATCAGTAGTTCGACTCTGGGACAGTCAAGCCATAGTAATCCGTGGGCACCTGTCGATGTGGGCCCACTGCCGCCCATCGCCAGCCTTACTGACGGCGTATGGCTCAAGGGAGATCTTCACTTGCATTCCCGGCATAGCCATGACTCCAGTAATAACTCCGAGGCAAAGATCATTGCCTTTTCCGAGTCTGTCGGCATGGACTATCTCTGTATTACCGATCATGACAATCATGTTCAGGGTGATGTTGCGCACAACACATGGTCTGATCCTGAGTTCAAATCAAAGTCTCTTCTGCTTCTGTATGGTGCGGAGTGGACGACGGTTCGTGGCCACGGCAATGCGTTCTCAGCCACACCCTACGATCACCAGCGGCTCTATGATGTTCGCGACCAGCGCGACGTGGTGGTGGGAGCGGTGAAGAGGGAGCTTGGGATTCATCTGTCGGCCAACCATCCGAGCGGAAAGGATCATTTCGGATACTCCTACGATATGGTCGACTCAATTGAAGTATGGAACTCTGCGGTCTGGCCAAAGAATGCCAATGCGATCATGATCTGGGACGACATGCTCTCCTCCGGTCGCAAGTTAACGGGTAGAGGTGGAAGCGATTCTCATCATGGCACTCCGGACACTCCCGAACAGGCGACTAAAAATACGTATCAGCGTCAGGCCAACTACGTTGGAACCCCAACCACCTGGGTGTTTGCCAAGGAGCGGACTTTGCAAGCAGTCGTAGACGCTCTGACGAACGGGCGAGTTGCTGTCAGCGCGAATCCGTATGCTCCTCGCGTCGAGTTTTATGCTGATCTCGATGGGGATGGCAAGATGGACATGATGATGGGGGACAACACAAAGGCTACGGGCAAGCCGATCAAGTTTCGCATTCAACTCACGGGAAATACCGTTGCCGGAGCATCCTACACCGTACGGGTGGTGAAGAATGGCGATCCGTTCAGCACCTTGCAGGCAACTGGCGGCAAGGAAGCTATGGTGGAGTTCACCGACACTCCTGCATCCCTTGGCCGGACCTACTATCGCATCGAGGTTGAGGGTCCGCCTACAGCCTATCCGCAGGTTCCAGGATCGATGGCGCTCAGCGGGAACATGGTCGGACTTTCGAACCCGATCTACTTCAACTTCGATCCGAAATTCTAA
- a CDS encoding QcrA and Rieske domain-containing protein, whose product MSEHLKLPDDSNNNGPSPEEKAAAHSRRSFLFKLSVLLNAAVGTVLAVPIAGYLFGPAIKKSSATGSWINIGSVDDFPVGETRLVDFQSPVARLGDGETAKVACWVRRVSAQQFQVFAINCAHLGCPVRWFAQSKLFMCPCHGGAYYEDGSRASGPPERGLFEYQYQVKGNLLAIHAGDMPTLATQASCSEANKPLVHIQPAMNEATSETAETRSTQWQG is encoded by the coding sequence ATGAGCGAACATTTAAAACTTCCCGACGATTCAAACAACAACGGCCCTTCGCCGGAAGAAAAAGCGGCTGCGCATTCGCGTCGCTCTTTCCTTTTCAAGCTTTCGGTCCTGTTGAATGCCGCGGTCGGTACCGTGCTTGCAGTTCCGATTGCGGGTTATCTATTTGGCCCGGCAATAAAGAAATCATCCGCGACAGGTTCATGGATCAATATCGGATCAGTCGACGATTTTCCTGTCGGAGAAACGCGGCTTGTAGATTTTCAAAGTCCAGTTGCGCGCCTCGGAGATGGAGAGACGGCTAAGGTTGCATGCTGGGTGAGACGTGTCTCTGCACAGCAGTTTCAGGTCTTTGCCATCAATTGCGCACATCTGGGTTGCCCTGTCCGCTGGTTTGCCCAGTCGAAACTTTTCATGTGCCCTTGCCATGGCGGAGCTTATTACGAAGACGGTTCCAGAGCCTCTGGTCCACCGGAACGCGGGCTCTTTGAGTATCAGTACCAGGTGAAAGGCAACCTGCTCGCGATCCATGCCGGGGATATGCCGACGTTGGCAACGCAGGCATCCTGTTCAGAGGCAAACAAGCCTCTGGTGCACATTCAACCTGCAATGAATGAGGCAACTTCTGAAACCGCCGAGACGAGGTCCACCCAATGGCAGGGATAA
- a CDS encoding cytochrome c oxidase subunit 3 — protein sequence MSGTAVVPHASAEELKMPSRGIVGMACLIAAEAAIFIIFVVAYVFYLGKSISGPTPREVLDLPILSTICLLSSSITVHFAVSALHHSKRSMCSLWLALTVLLATIFLACTAQEWWRLIYHDGLTLQTNLFGTTFYSLVGLHASHVVAGLLMLSLALFFSLRGQMTAKHTERLEVLSLYWHFVDAVWIVVFLVVYVFGR from the coding sequence ATGAGTGGAACTGCTGTTGTCCCCCATGCGTCTGCAGAAGAACTGAAGATGCCCTCTCGTGGCATCGTCGGCATGGCATGTTTGATTGCTGCTGAAGCTGCAATTTTTATCATTTTTGTCGTAGCGTATGTTTTCTATTTAGGGAAGAGTATTAGCGGTCCGACGCCGCGTGAAGTTCTTGATCTTCCGATTCTCTCGACTATTTGCCTGCTATCCAGCAGTATTACTGTGCACTTTGCTGTCTCGGCACTTCATCACAGCAAACGGAGCATGTGCTCGCTCTGGCTTGCGCTCACAGTGCTCCTCGCCACTATCTTTCTTGCCTGCACTGCTCAAGAGTGGTGGCGTCTTATCTATCACGATGGGCTTACGCTTCAAACCAATCTCTTTGGAACGACGTTCTATTCTCTGGTTGGCCTGCATGCTTCGCACGTAGTCGCAGGCCTGCTCATGTTGTCATTGGCCCTGTTTTTTTCGCTGCGTGGGCAGATGACTGCTAAGCATACAGAGAGGCTTGAAGTGTTGTCTCTGTATTGGCATTTTGTAGATGCAGTCTGGATAGTTGTTTTCCTGGTTGTATATGTATTTGGGAGATAG
- the coxB gene encoding cytochrome c oxidase subunit II — MTIIRVWASVVGRPFQFVLGNNSTSIFAPAGTPAHAIFGLSMLVLGIVCSIFVVVAGLLIFALLRYRFRASDSNSEQEPAQIYGSNQIELSWTVIPVLIVVVLFLATTRVIFSTEKAGKSKQKIDVMVIGHQYWWEYRYPKLGIVTANELHVPVSDSSNPTPTYLTMSSADTDHSFWIPRLAGKMDLIPNKTNVMWIDPEQAGLYLGQCAQYCGTQHAKMLLRVYADTPTEFAAWVARQQKVAVEDPSATAGEAVFQHNACISCHTVSGTVATGRFGPDLTHLASRDTIASGAVPNTRENIRAFVDNPAHFKPGVLMPPMHLSDHDLDLVTAYLTSLK, encoded by the coding sequence ATGACGATTATTCGCGTTTGGGCATCCGTAGTCGGTCGTCCCTTCCAGTTTGTTTTAGGTAACAATTCGACCAGCATTTTTGCCCCTGCCGGAACGCCCGCGCACGCCATCTTCGGACTGTCGATGTTGGTGCTGGGCATCGTATGTTCGATCTTCGTCGTAGTGGCAGGACTTCTAATCTTTGCTCTGCTTCGTTATCGCTTTCGCGCCTCCGATTCCAATTCAGAGCAAGAGCCCGCGCAGATTTACGGAAGCAATCAGATTGAGCTGTCATGGACGGTGATTCCTGTTCTCATTGTGGTTGTTCTATTTCTAGCTACGACGCGTGTCATTTTTTCAACAGAAAAAGCAGGCAAGTCGAAGCAGAAAATCGACGTAATGGTCATTGGGCATCAGTACTGGTGGGAGTATCGCTATCCCAAGCTTGGGATTGTTACAGCCAATGAATTGCACGTGCCAGTCAGTGATTCAAGCAATCCGACTCCTACATATCTGACGATGTCTTCCGCCGATACGGATCACAGTTTTTGGATACCTAGGCTGGCAGGTAAGATGGACCTCATTCCGAACAAGACCAATGTCATGTGGATTGATCCGGAGCAGGCTGGTCTTTATCTCGGCCAGTGCGCACAGTATTGCGGTACGCAGCATGCAAAGATGCTGTTGCGAGTTTATGCAGATACTCCCACAGAGTTCGCAGCCTGGGTCGCGCGTCAGCAGAAGGTTGCGGTAGAAGATCCAAGCGCTACGGCCGGTGAGGCTGTCTTTCAACACAACGCATGTATCAGTTGTCATACCGTGTCGGGCACTGTGGCAACGGGCCGGTTTGGTCCGGATTTAACGCATCTGGCAAGCCGTGACACGATCGCTTCAGGTGCTGTGCCCAACACGCGTGAGAATATCCGAGCCTTTGTCGATAATCCCGCTCACTTCAAGCCAGGAGTGCTTATGCCTCCGATGCATCTGAGCGATCACGACCTGGATTTAGTTACGGCATATCTCACTTCGCTCAAGTAG
- the ctaD gene encoding cytochrome c oxidase subunit I has product MAAQTPAPAIIDKTAPRAPRRLVFEVMHDWITTVDHKKIGLMYIGYSLLFLLIGGFEALLIRIQLAIPNNSFVSPQAFNRLFTMHGTTMVFFVGMPILFGFGNYLVPLMIGARDMAFPRLNAFSFWISAFGGVLLYFSYLGGDGLYGAGSAPDVGWFAYAPLTARVFSPGHSTDYWTLALLLSGIGSIGTALNIVATTICMRCPGMKLNRMPLLVWLYLVTSGMVFVAVSPLTAAQIMLMLDRYAGSHFFDTQAGGSAVLWMHFFWIFGHPEVYILVLPAFAFANEIIPVFSRKAIFGYPAMVAATVGIGFISLSVWAHHMFTVGMGAYANTFFTFATMIISVPTGIKIFNWLATLWGGKIHFTVAMMFSVGFLFQFLIAGLTGIMLSASPFDWQLSSSYFVVAHFHYVLVGAILFMIFAAFYYWYPKMTGRMLSEKIGKWHFWIFLIGFHLTFDFMHIPGILGMPRRIYTYEADRGWEVLNMIVSSGAVLQTIASLLFVFNLIWSYFKGAVAGPDPWDAWTLEWSTVSPPPPYNFAVTPTVESRRPLWDLKHPDDPDSNYEM; this is encoded by the coding sequence ATGGCAGCACAAACTCCAGCCCCGGCAATCATCGACAAGACGGCTCCGCGAGCGCCTCGTCGGCTGGTATTTGAGGTAATGCATGATTGGATCACAACCGTCGATCACAAAAAGATCGGGTTGATGTACATCGGATACTCTCTGCTGTTTTTGCTCATTGGTGGCTTTGAGGCACTTTTAATACGCATCCAGCTTGCTATCCCGAACAACTCGTTTGTTTCGCCTCAGGCATTCAACCGTCTCTTTACGATGCATGGCACGACGATGGTTTTCTTCGTCGGTATGCCCATTCTCTTTGGCTTTGGAAATTACCTTGTTCCGCTGATGATTGGCGCTCGCGACATGGCATTTCCCCGACTGAACGCCTTCAGCTTTTGGATCTCAGCTTTCGGTGGCGTATTGCTTTACTTCAGCTATCTCGGAGGAGATGGCTTGTATGGAGCAGGCAGTGCTCCAGACGTAGGTTGGTTTGCGTATGCGCCGCTGACCGCCCGTGTTTTTTCACCGGGTCACAGCACGGATTACTGGACTCTCGCTCTGCTGCTCAGTGGTATTGGTTCCATCGGTACAGCATTGAATATCGTGGCGACGACTATTTGTATGCGTTGCCCTGGGATGAAGCTTAACCGTATGCCGTTGCTGGTATGGCTTTACCTGGTTACTTCAGGGATGGTCTTTGTTGCGGTTAGCCCGCTCACTGCTGCGCAGATCATGCTAATGCTCGATCGCTATGCAGGCTCGCATTTCTTTGATACGCAGGCTGGTGGTTCTGCAGTTTTGTGGATGCATTTCTTTTGGATATTTGGTCATCCAGAGGTATACATTCTTGTCCTGCCGGCGTTCGCCTTTGCTAACGAGATCATCCCTGTGTTTTCACGCAAGGCTATCTTTGGCTACCCGGCGATGGTTGCAGCAACCGTGGGTATCGGCTTCATCAGCCTTAGCGTCTGGGCGCATCACATGTTTACCGTGGGCATGGGAGCTTACGCGAACACGTTTTTCACCTTTGCGACGATGATCATTTCGGTGCCGACAGGAATCAAGATCTTCAATTGGCTTGCAACGTTGTGGGGCGGAAAGATTCACTTCACCGTTGCCATGATGTTTTCGGTTGGATTTCTGTTTCAGTTCCTTATTGCAGGCCTCACGGGCATCATGCTTTCGGCCTCCCCTTTTGATTGGCAACTCAGCAGTTCCTACTTTGTTGTTGCGCACTTTCACTACGTCCTGGTTGGTGCGATTCTCTTCATGATCTTTGCTGCTTTCTACTACTGGTACCCCAAGATGACCGGGCGTATGTTGAGTGAGAAGATTGGCAAATGGCACTTCTGGATTTTTCTCATCGGTTTCCATCTGACCTTTGACTTCATGCATATTCCCGGAATACTTGGCATGCCGCGTCGTATTTACACCTACGAGGCAGACCGCGGCTGGGAAGTCCTGAACATGATCGTTTCAAGTGGCGCGGTCCTCCAGACAATCGCCAGCCTGTTGTTTGTTTTCAATCTCATCTGGTCTTATTTCAAGGGAGCTGTTGCTGGACCGGATCCGTGGGATGCGTGGACTCTGGAATGGTCTACTGTGTCGCCGCCGCCGCCTTATAACTTCGCGGTTACTCCGACGGTTGAGAGCCGTCGTCCATTGTGGGATCTGAAGCATCCCGACGATCCAGACAGCAACTACGAGATGTGA
- a CDS encoding c-type cytochrome produces MNLRFFSFAILASALAVVGTGCENAPGKPKSDPENVRPDQVTDFATLYGENCAACHGDHGKNGAAISLASPVYLAIAGPANLQRVTAAGVPGTMMPGFSKAAGGMLTDQQIAILVQGMIKTWGNSTELSGLTPPAYASSTPGDSANGQKAFASYCARCHGADATGNSDKVHTGSLIDPAYLALVSDQGLRSIILAGQPEQGMPDWRAETASSPTRTINDQEITDIVAWLASHRVTAPGQPYQQHP; encoded by the coding sequence ATGAATTTACGATTTTTCAGCTTCGCGATTCTGGCCAGTGCCCTTGCTGTTGTTGGCACGGGTTGTGAAAATGCGCCAGGAAAGCCTAAATCCGATCCGGAGAATGTTCGCCCTGATCAGGTGACGGATTTTGCCACACTCTACGGGGAGAACTGTGCTGCATGCCATGGCGACCATGGCAAAAACGGTGCAGCGATTTCGCTGGCGAGCCCTGTATATCTGGCAATCGCAGGACCAGCAAATCTGCAGCGTGTAACAGCCGCTGGTGTTCCGGGAACGATGATGCCTGGCTTTTCGAAGGCTGCGGGCGGCATGTTGACGGATCAGCAAATCGCTATTCTTGTGCAGGGCATGATCAAGACATGGGGTAACTCCACAGAACTTTCCGGGCTGACTCCACCTGCATATGCAAGCAGCACTCCTGGCGATTCCGCGAACGGTCAGAAAGCTTTTGCCAGCTATTGCGCGCGGTGCCACGGTGCTGATGCAACGGGTAACTCAGACAAGGTGCACACGGGCTCATTGATTGATCCGGCCTATCTGGCTCTCGTCAGCGATCAGGGTCTGCGCAGCATTATTCTTGCTGGTCAACCGGAACAGGGCATGCCTGATTGGCGAGCCGAAACCGCGAGTTCCCCAACACGCACCATCAATGATCAGGAGATCACGGATATAGTTGCGTGGCTCGCAAGTCATCGTGTTACGGCACCTGGCCAGCCGTACCAGCAACACCCGTAG
- a CDS encoding tetratricopeptide repeat protein — protein sequence MFPFLILLASFVASPVPQHHHHDAENGDPNAAIEKFGSVSMQISCTAAVQKPFERGVALLHSFWYEEATKQFQLVASADPQCAMAQWGLAMSEWRPFWDGMPIERRKAGIVEIDKAMGLNARTDRERRYISALRDYLHADPSQDEKALRRYDDAMLALHTAYPDDIEATAFYGLALAASGDARKALDVLEPAFQAHPDHPGLAHYIIHTTDSPQLAAEGLAAAKEYAAIAPSSAHALHMPGHIFARLGMWQEDIDANKASVRASEDAEKNHLAGVGHEMHAYEFLLYAYLQIADDANAKRVLDYIEPMITHLRSVPGIENDGMAIFTTYFEVELPGIYYLEMHDWKNVLAIPEPANPLISTKYYLNWEQAIAAGHLRDTKTADRSAAAAEAIYDQLPNDGSPISGEKEVALDTIKAWQSFAHKNDEQAFHQISDAADIQDRVGQAEVDIPAREMYADMLLTDHRPAEALVQYRAALKLSPNRFNALYDAGRAAEEVGKKDEAAGYFKQLLTITNNGAHTRRPEIAYIRTRNLTIQ from the coding sequence ATGTTCCCCTTTCTTATCCTGCTTGCATCCTTCGTCGCCTCCCCTGTACCGCAGCATCATCACCATGATGCAGAGAATGGCGATCCTAATGCCGCCATCGAGAAGTTTGGCTCTGTTAGCATGCAAATCTCCTGTACCGCTGCAGTGCAAAAGCCCTTTGAACGAGGTGTCGCATTGCTTCACTCCTTCTGGTATGAAGAGGCTACGAAGCAGTTTCAGCTAGTCGCATCGGCTGATCCTCAATGTGCGATGGCACAATGGGGCTTAGCTATGTCCGAGTGGCGTCCGTTCTGGGACGGTATGCCTATAGAACGCCGCAAAGCTGGCATCGTCGAAATAGACAAAGCAATGGGGTTGAATGCCAGGACCGACCGGGAACGTCGCTACATCTCTGCCCTACGCGACTATCTTCACGCCGATCCATCTCAAGATGAAAAGGCCCTGCGCAGGTATGACGATGCCATGCTCGCCTTGCACACTGCTTATCCAGACGACATTGAAGCCACCGCATTCTATGGCCTAGCGCTTGCCGCAAGTGGCGATGCACGTAAAGCTCTTGACGTACTGGAGCCCGCATTCCAGGCTCATCCCGACCACCCAGGCCTAGCCCACTACATCATTCACACCACCGACAGCCCACAGCTTGCTGCGGAAGGCCTTGCCGCTGCCAAGGAGTACGCCGCTATCGCTCCTTCCTCTGCTCACGCTTTACATATGCCAGGCCATATCTTCGCTCGCCTCGGCATGTGGCAGGAGGATATTGATGCGAACAAGGCCTCCGTGCGCGCGTCTGAAGACGCTGAAAAGAATCATCTCGCAGGCGTTGGCCATGAGATGCACGCCTATGAATTTCTCCTATATGCCTACCTGCAGATAGCAGATGACGCGAATGCTAAACGTGTGCTCGATTACATAGAACCCATGATCACGCATCTTCGCTCGGTACCTGGAATCGAAAATGATGGCATGGCTATCTTCACAACGTATTTTGAGGTGGAACTCCCCGGCATCTACTACCTCGAGATGCACGACTGGAAGAATGTTCTCGCCATTCCAGAGCCTGCTAACCCGCTGATCTCGACAAAATATTACCTGAATTGGGAGCAGGCTATCGCAGCCGGACATCTCCGCGATACAAAGACAGCAGACCGCTCCGCGGCAGCAGCCGAAGCTATTTACGATCAACTTCCAAATGATGGCAGTCCAATTTCAGGCGAGAAAGAGGTCGCTCTCGACACCATCAAAGCCTGGCAGAGCTTCGCACATAAAAACGATGAGCAGGCATTTCATCAAATCAGCGACGCCGCGGATATTCAGGACCGCGTAGGCCAGGCAGAGGTCGACATTCCCGCTCGTGAAATGTACGCCGATATGCTTCTAACCGACCATCGTCCAGCAGAGGCGCTCGTGCAGTACCGCGCCGCCTTGAAACTAAGCCCTAACCGGTTCAACGCGCTCTATGACGCGGGCCGAGCTGCAGAAGAAGTCGGGAAGAAAGACGAAGCAGCCGGCTACTTTAAACAGCTCCTGACAATCACCAACAATGGCGCGCACACACGACGGCCTGAAATCGCCTACATCCGTACGCGGAACCTGACAATCCAATAA
- a CDS encoding GH92 family glycosyl hydrolase — MTTDILRDAEENGRVPFHFLYSTGLRMVRFTCLFLGVCIALFAVTVPSFGAGIQPQKDYTRDVDPFIGVDWGGNTFVGSAIPYGLVKLGPDMETFDGRRSGFGYSSNGVILGFSHLHLSGAQGKYGNILVAPVTGPLDLNDIKSPRTEEVAKVGYYAANLTRYQVKAELTSSRRVGFHRYTFAASQQAHITVNLAQAFGIGTDWQAQKFLGAEIHLTSNHEAQGVARFTGGWNRGGEYRVFYYMVLDTPAKAMRTWTGSSLTEVRDATVGADTPIGASFDFSTKANQVIQVKVGISFISAGQAKQSVQQEVPAWNFAAVHAASVALWNTELAKLSMTGETNSQRRQLYTAIYHVMLMPTDRTGENPDWKSSEPYYDDYYCIWDTFRTSSPLLTLIAPDRQRDIIRSLIDIYRHTGYMPDARSGNDNGRTQGGSNANVVVADAYLKGLKGIDYQTAFAAMVHDAEVPPADAQKEGRGGLKDYNEKGYVTLADERSGSRTAEYSYDDFAISEVASGLGKTKEAALYASRAHNFEHLWDKDMTVQGFKGFMRPRNQDGTWAPPYLVVRGTWPDFFYEGDIWTYSIYAPQDMKRLIEMAGGKDAFVHRLDWTFLRGHFDVTNEPGFLLPVLYNYAGRPDKTADIVHMVLEKAFTDSRAGIPGNDDSGAMSSWLIFSTLGIFPVAGQDIYLISTPSIPDVSLALGDGKKLRIVARNLDGNGLNRYVQSATLNGVDLPNAWFRHAQIKDGATLVLSMGSAPSEWGKATPPPSMSDATSSLRTAVQGASTDH; from the coding sequence TTGACGACTGACATTTTGCGTGACGCCGAAGAGAACGGACGCGTTCCATTTCATTTTCTATATTCAACCGGGCTTCGAATGGTTCGTTTTACTTGTTTGTTTCTTGGTGTATGCATTGCTTTGTTTGCCGTTACAGTGCCATCGTTCGGGGCCGGTATTCAGCCTCAGAAAGACTACACGCGCGATGTTGATCCCTTCATCGGTGTGGACTGGGGAGGCAATACCTTTGTCGGTTCTGCGATACCTTATGGGCTGGTTAAACTGGGCCCGGACATGGAGACTTTTGACGGACGTCGCTCCGGCTTCGGCTATTCGAGCAATGGAGTCATTCTTGGCTTTTCTCATCTTCATCTCAGCGGAGCTCAAGGCAAATATGGCAACATCCTTGTTGCCCCTGTCACTGGCCCGCTCGACCTGAACGATATCAAATCTCCACGAACGGAAGAGGTCGCTAAAGTCGGCTACTACGCGGCGAATCTTACCCGCTACCAGGTCAAAGCGGAGCTGACCAGCAGTCGTCGCGTCGGCTTCCATCGTTATACTTTTGCTGCTTCGCAACAGGCCCACATCACCGTCAACCTCGCGCAGGCGTTTGGCATTGGAACGGACTGGCAGGCGCAGAAGTTTCTTGGCGCGGAGATCCACCTCACCTCAAATCACGAGGCTCAGGGAGTAGCGCGTTTCACCGGTGGTTGGAATAGAGGAGGCGAGTACAGGGTCTTCTACTACATGGTGCTGGACACGCCTGCCAAAGCGATGCGGACGTGGACCGGAAGTTCTTTGACTGAAGTCAGGGACGCTACGGTTGGTGCAGACACACCAATTGGCGCTTCCTTCGACTTCAGCACGAAAGCAAATCAGGTGATCCAGGTCAAGGTTGGTATTTCATTCATCAGTGCCGGACAGGCGAAGCAGAGCGTGCAGCAGGAAGTTCCCGCGTGGAATTTCGCGGCAGTGCACGCTGCTTCCGTTGCACTCTGGAATACCGAGCTGGCGAAATTGAGCATGACAGGCGAGACTAATTCACAACGTCGGCAGCTCTACACTGCGATCTATCACGTCATGCTAATGCCCACCGACCGCACAGGCGAAAACCCGGATTGGAAGTCATCAGAGCCTTACTATGACGACTACTACTGTATCTGGGATACGTTCCGCACCTCCAGCCCGTTGCTTACGCTGATCGCGCCGGATCGACAGCGCGACATCATTCGTTCGCTCATCGATATCTATCGGCACACGGGTTATATGCCGGACGCACGTAGCGGCAATGACAATGGCCGCACCCAAGGTGGATCTAACGCCAACGTCGTCGTTGCAGATGCTTATCTCAAAGGTCTCAAGGGCATTGATTATCAGACGGCCTTTGCCGCGATGGTACATGATGCCGAGGTGCCTCCTGCGGATGCGCAAAAAGAGGGTCGAGGAGGTCTCAAGGATTACAACGAGAAGGGCTACGTCACGCTTGCCGATGAGCGCTCCGGCTCGCGTACTGCGGAGTATAGCTACGACGACTTCGCTATCTCCGAGGTTGCGAGTGGTCTGGGCAAGACGAAAGAGGCTGCGTTGTATGCCAGTCGGGCGCACAACTTTGAGCATCTCTGGGACAAGGATATGACTGTCCAGGGATTCAAAGGATTTATGCGTCCGCGCAATCAGGATGGCACATGGGCTCCTCCATATCTTGTCGTCCGCGGCACATGGCCTGACTTCTTCTACGAGGGCGATATCTGGACCTATTCGATCTACGCTCCGCAGGATATGAAACGGCTCATAGAAATGGCTGGCGGCAAAGATGCTTTCGTTCATCGTCTTGACTGGACTTTCCTGCGCGGCCATTTCGATGTGACCAATGAGCCAGGCTTCCTGCTTCCTGTGCTCTATAACTATGCTGGGCGTCCAGACAAGACTGCGGATATCGTGCATATGGTGCTCGAAAAAGCTTTTACTGATAGCCGCGCTGGTATCCCCGGCAACGACGACTCCGGAGCGATGTCGAGCTGGTTGATCTTCTCGACGCTTGGTATTTTCCCGGTTGCTGGCCAGGATATCTATCTCATCAGCACGCCGAGCATTCCTGACGTATCGCTTGCTCTCGGAGACGGCAAGAAGCTCCGAATCGTCGCCAGAAACCTGGATGGCAACGGCCTCAATCGCTATGTGCAATCGGCCACTCTCAATGGAGTCGATCTCCCGAACGCCTGGTTCCGGCACGCTCAGATCAAGGACGGAGCGACATTGGTTCTTTCGATGGGATCTGCTCCGTCGGAATGGGGTAAGGCCACGCCACCGCCCTCTATGAGTGACGCGACTTCGTCTCTACGCACTGCAGTACAGGGTGCGAGCACGGATCACTGA
- a CDS encoding phosphatidylinositol-specific phospholipase C1-like protein, which yields MIFTNATPGAPDAAFTEENGGTKEEMDALAKQGYLIRTRTDDSTEEARSNDRTRAELALSSAAQMLSTDYPSSEPSKWTGFFVGLPHGLIARCNPVIAPSGCVDALIEPSLSK from the coding sequence ATGATCTTCACGAACGCGACTCCGGGCGCCCCAGACGCAGCCTTTACCGAAGAGAACGGTGGAACGAAAGAAGAGATGGATGCTCTCGCGAAACAGGGATACCTGATTCGGACACGTACTGACGATAGCACCGAAGAAGCGCGCAGCAATGATCGCACCCGCGCTGAACTTGCGCTGTCGAGCGCGGCACAGATGTTAAGCACCGACTATCCCTCATCGGAACCGTCGAAATGGACGGGATTTTTCGTGGGATTGCCGCATGGTCTCATCGCTCGTTGCAACCCGGTGATAGCGCCTTCGGGCTGTGTTGACGCGTTGATTGAGCCCTCCCTATCGAAGTAA